A single Primulina eburnea isolate SZY01 chromosome 11, ASM2296580v1, whole genome shotgun sequence DNA region contains:
- the LOC140805162 gene encoding uncharacterized protein, with product MVKKSIIPRRSMHAKEMISNFWNSVIDNYFSHPRWELLLYVAMWTAILTATVAAASLSPEFAFISAAEPSSSSSRAYCAVEGSYRLPLDSPTDNICIPGQLIKRSLLDFIIPPVFAAIMVVGSACLLAGVGLWEDDEDLEY from the coding sequence ATGGTAAAAAAAAGTATTATTCCACGAAGATCGATGCATGCAAAGGAGATGATTTCCAATTTTTGGAACTCCGTCATAGACAACTACTTCTCGCATCCGAGGTGGGAGCTGCTGCTCTACGTAGCCATGTGGACGGCCATCTTAACGGCAACGGTGGCCGCGGCCTCGTTGTCGCCGGAGTTTGCttttatttcagccgccgaacCATCGTCTTCCTCGTCTAGAGCTTACTGCGCCGTGGAGGGCTCCTATAGACTGCCGTTGGATTCTCCGACTGATAATATTTGCATCCCGGGTCAGCTAATCAAGCGATCTTTGCTAGATTTCATTATCCCGCCTGTGTTCGCGGCCATTATGGTGGTCGGCTCGGCTTGTCTGCTTGCAGGCGTGGGATTGTGGGAGGACGACGAAGATCTGGAATATTGA